Proteins encoded within one genomic window of Eleutherodactylus coqui strain aEleCoq1 chromosome 1, aEleCoq1.hap1, whole genome shotgun sequence:
- the AGTR1 gene encoding type-1 angiotensin II receptor, producing MQNMSTHQIEVSCSKAGRHSYIFIAVPIIYSTIFIIGVFGNSLVVIVIYCYMKMKTVASIFLMNLAIADLCFVITLPLWAAFTAMHYNWPFGTFLCKLSAAAITLNLYTSVFLLTCLSIDRYIAIVHPMISRIRRTIMVGKIICISIWIVACLASLPAFIYRTVIPLKDNITVCAFYYPTNSSQAVLIGMNISKNVLGFVVPFLIILTSYTLIGKTLKATFHGQRGRTRNDDIFKMIVAIVLVFFFCWLPHQIFTFLDILNKLEIIANCQFEDLIDTGMPITICIAYFNSCLNPFLYGFFGRNFRKNFLQLLKNIPKFRTHTNLSTKMSTLSGRPSDPHTGSVKNTLPLNEREELHIGNT from the coding sequence ATGCAGAACatgtcaacacatcagattgaaGTCTCATGCTCCAAAGCAGGAAGACACAGTTACATATTTATTGCTGTTCCAATAATATACAGCACAATTTTTATCATAGGAGTCTTTGGGAATAGTCTTGTTGTCATCGTCATTTACTGTTACATGAAGATGAAGACTGTAGCcagcatttttttaatgaatttagcTATTGCTGATTTGTGTTTTGTGATCACATTACCCTTATGGGCAGCATTCACAGCCATGCACTATAACTGGCCTTTCGGCACCTTTTTGTGCAAGCTATCTGCGGCAGCAATCACCCTTAATCTATACACCTCTGTATTTTTACTTACATGCCTCAGCATTGATCGCTACATAGCCATTGTCCATCCAATGATATCTCGCATTCGACGAACAATAATGGTTGGTAAGATCATTTGTATTTCTATATGGATCGTCGCGTGTCTGGCAAGCCTACCTGCCTTTATTTATCGTACAGTAATACCCCTCAAGGACAACATAACTGTATGTGCTTTCTACTATCCAACCAACTCTTCCCAAGCAGTTTTGATCGGGATGAACATATCAAAGAATGTTCTTGGATTCGTTGTCCCCTTTTTGATCATCTTAACAAGCTACACATTAATTGGGAAGACATTGAAAGCTACCTTCCACGGTCAGAGGGGCAGGACTAGGAATGACGATATCTTTAAGATGATTGTGGCCATAGTTCTGGTGTTCTTCTTCTGCTGGCTTCCTCATCAAATTTTTACCTTCTTGGATATTTTGAATAAGCTGGAGATAATAGCCAACTGTCAATTTGAAGACCTCATAGACACGGGGATGCCTATCACTATTTGTATTGCCTACTTCAATAGCTGTTTGAACCCTTTCTTGTATGGGTTTTTTGGAAGGAATTTCAGGAAAAACTTTCTGCAACTTCTGAAGAACATTCCAAAATTTAGGACACATACAAATCTGAGCACAAAGATGAGTACTCTTTCAGGTCGTCCATCGGATCCTCATACCGGCTCTGTCAAAAACACGCTGCCTTTGAATGAGCGTGAAGAATTACACATTGGAAATACATAG